In Pseudomonadota bacterium, the DNA window CGATATGCAGACGCGTGCGTGATTTATCATTTGTAATCAGCGCAGATCCGATAATAACGCGTTCTGAGGGTTTTAAATCAATGATAAGGGCCATGAGCTTCTCTCCCGGCTAGACGTTAATATCTGGGACAATTCTTCCCGTCTTTCATCCAGTATGACACGGAAAGGTAAAAGAATGTTAAATATTTTTCGCGGCAAACGGGCGGTTTCCTTTCGATTCCGTCAATTTGTCGCGACAAAGAAGGCTTTCGGTGCGGGGTCGATCACCTTCAAGCCGTTGCTTGTGATTTGCAGAACGGCAAGACCGCGTTCGACCAGATTATCGGGGCGGAAGCGGAAAATTCCGTCAATCCCGGCAAATCCCTGCGGTGTGACAATACGGTCGCGGGCATAGGGGCTGCCGTAACCGTTATGCGTTTTGGCCAGCACGATCGCCAGCGCGGTTGAATCATAAGCCAGCGACGCCAGACGTTCCGGTTCTTTCCCGAAATTCGTGTCGAAATTGGCATCGAAATCGCGGCGCAGGGACGGGTCTGAGGCCGCAAACCACGCGCCGTGCAGAGTTTGTTCATTCACCAGCGTCGGATCATCCCACAGCCCTGTTCCCAACAGACGCACACGTTTCTGCGGCGCATTATAATAGCTGAACATATTGGACACCGATTGCAAGGTCTGCCCGCCGACCGGAATCATCACCGCGTCAAAAGGCGGCACATATTCCTGCGCGGCGGCAGCGCCTTTTTTGCCTTTTACAATGGCGGGCGCTTCCAGAAATTCGCGCACCGTTTCATGCAGATCGGGCTGCGCCATTGAAAAATTGCCGATTTTGGCAATGTGATAACCGTTTTGCTGCAGGCTGTAATGCAGTGTTCTCAGCACAATCGTCGCATATTCATTGCCCGGCCCGAAAAAGCCGATATTGTTATAGCCCTTATGCAGCGCGTAATTCGTGACCCGTATCACCTGCGAAAACGGCAGGAAACCCATCACATACGTATTGCGTCCGGCGGCTTTCCAATCCGTCGTATAGGCGATCATCGGCACGCCGCGCGGCTCCGTGACTGATTTCACAGCCTTCACGGATTCGGAGAACAGCGGCCCCAAAATCAGCTGCGCCCCTTCGGCAATCGCATCCTGCGCCGCCGCTGCGGCACCTTCGGGCGTGCCTTTCGTATCTTTGGGCATCAGGCGGAATTTACTGCTGTCCAGATCAAACAGCGCCATTTGCGCCGCCTGCATCATGGATTTCCCCAATTTCCCGTGCTGACCGGAAAGCGGCAGCAGCAAGGCAACGGCCACTTCATTCTGCCCCAGCGCCGGAACGGCTGACGGACCGCGCTCATATTCCGGACTGCCGGCAGGCGGTTTCAAAATCTCGCTGGACACCGTGCCGTCACGCCCGAAACGCTGTTGATAGCGGCGCTCCTGCTCCAATTGGCGGGAATAATCCCCGCCCTGCTGTGCGGCGGCTTCACGGGCGGCCTCATGATAATAGACTTCCAGACTTTGCCGTTTTTCCGCTGTCTGCCAGTCAATTTCAGGACGCTGCGTAGTCTCCGCCTGCGCATTCTGCTGATGCGCTTCCTGTTTTGAAAACGACCAGGGCGAGGTATAGGGGAAACCGCCATAAGATTGACACCCCGCCAAAAATAACAGGGAAAGCAGTAAGGGGAAGAGAAAGACTCGTCTGAAAGCTTGACAGCGCGGCAAGGGTAGCATAATCATAATACCTTGAAATAAAAGAATATTGCTGTTATCGGAACCGCTTCAATGAACCAGCCCACCTCTTTTTTTACACCGAATCCGTCAGGAATGCCAGAGCCGGGACTGTATATTGTCGCCACACCGATCGGAAATTTGCGTGACATGACGCTCCGTGCCGTCGATATCCTTGCCGCAGCCGATCTGATCGCCTGCGAGGATACCCGCGTCACCGCCAAATTAAAAAGCGCCTATGGCTTAAAAGCGCCGCTTTGCTCCTATCACGACCATAATGAGGAAAAAGCCACCCGCCATCTTTTAAATGTGCTCTCTGACGGCGATAAAATCGTCGCGCTGGTCTCCGATGCCGGAACGCCGCTGATGTCCGACCCCGGCTACCGTCTTGCCCGCGCCTGTATTGATGCGGGATATCCGGTTTATTCCATTCCCGGTGCCTGTGCCTCGGTCACGGCTTTGACCTTGTCAGGCCTTCCGGTCAGCCGGTTTCTGTTCAGCGGTTTTCTGCCTGCCAAAAGCACCGCCCGCAAAAAAGAGCTGGAAACACTTGCCGATATTCCCGCCACGCTGGTTTTTTACGAAAGCGCCAAACGTGTTGTTCCCTGCATGAAAGACATGCTGACCGTATTGGGTGACCGCGAAGCCGCTTTGGCGCGCGAGCTGACAAAACGCTTTGAAGAAGTGCTGCGCGGCCCGCTCTCGGAACTGATTGCCCGTTGCGAAAAAGACGGCATCAAAGGCGAGATTACACTTGTCATCGCCCCGGCGGATAAAAATGCCGCCAAAGACGCGCTGACGCAAGATGATATTGATGCGCTGCTGATCGCCGCATTGGACGGCGGCAAGGAAAGCATCAAAACCGCCTCTGCCGCAATTGCCGACAAAACCGGCCTGAAAAAACGCCTTTTATATAACCGCCTGCTTGAGCTGCAAAAACAATGACAGCCCGCCGGACAGAAAAACAGCGCGATAAACGCGGCTTCTGGCGCAAAGGATATTTTGCCGAGGAATTTTGCCGTTTTTACCTGCTGCTGCACGGTTATAGAATTCTGGCGCATCGTTACAAAACCCGTCTGGGCGAAATCGACTTGATTGCGCGGCGCGGCGGGCAGATTGCCTTTATCGAGGTTAAAGCCCGCAAAACATCGCAAGGTGGCAGCGAAGCGGTGCAGGAAAAATCCATGCGCCGCATCGACAATGCCGCAAAAATTTTCCTTGCCGCCCATCCCAAACACGGTAATTGCGATATGCGCTTTGACGTCATGGTGGTGACGTCGTTTTTGAAACGCCCCGACTGGTATAAAAATGCCTGGCAAAGCCGCTGACGCGAAAATCATTTGGGTTTTTCCTGAAAATAGAATAGAATCAGGAGTGAAGAGACAATCCGGTGCGGTGTTCTGCCGTCGCCGTTTTCACAGAATCTTTTAAAAGGAGTGACGCTTTCATGCCACGCAATGTGATAAAGAAATGCGGTAAAACTTTTTCAAAAACAGGCAAAGCCCTGTCCCTGTGCCTTATTGCCTTTACCCTGTCGGGCTGTACGCCGACCAGCCTTGCCCTGTCGGGCGGCACCGCCGTTGGCGTGGCGGCCGCACGCGAAGGCGGGTTGAAAGTTGCGGCAACCGATGCCGCCATCCGTCTGCAGATTCATGATTTATGGTTCCGCCATGATTTCGACATGTACCGGAAACTGTCACTGACGGTGCGCGAAGGCCGCGCCCTGATTACAGGCACCGTTCCCGACCCCGATATGCGCGTTGATGCCGTGCGCCTGACTTGGCTGGCTGACGGTGTCCGCGAAGTGATTAACGAGGTTAATGTCGATGACCCAAGCGGCGTCCGCGGCTATCTCGGCGACAGTCTGATCACCGCAGGTCTTAAAACAAGGCTGACTTTTGACAAAGATGTGCAATCCATCAATTACACCGTCGATACGGTTGATAACGTCGTTTATCTGATGGGCGTTGCCCAGAATGAGGCAGAGCTGAACCGCGCCATCGATCATGCCCGCCGCACAAAAGGCGTCAGCAATGTCGTCAGCTATGTCCGGCTGCGCGGCGAAATGCCCCCTGCCCTGACGGCAGCCCCCGCCAAACCGCCTGAATTCAGCTCCCCCGCCCGTCAGGAGGCCGGTTTTGAACAGGCACAAGTTAATGAAACTTTTTAAAATTTCAGGAGTATAACAAGCATGGCATTGGTCACCGGTATTTGTCTGTTGGTTCTGGCCGTTTTGTATCTGGGCGAAAGCATCAAACATGAAAGCTTTCAGAATTTTTACAAAAAGCTTGCCGCTTTCCGCGATACGATCGGCTATTGGAGCTTTCTCTACGGTATTGTCGGCAGTTTTCTGTCGATCTTTTTTGCCGCTTCGGCAAAAAGCGGATTTCTGGTCTTTATCACCAGCTTCCTGATTATCTTCCTCGCCTCGCCGATGGCCTATCCCAAGCTGCAAAAATACATCAAAGGCGATAATCCGGTCTTAAAGGAAGAGCTGGAAAAAATGGTCAATGCCGCCAATAATTACGGTTATGTCATGTCCGGCATCGCCGTCATCCTCGCCGGCGTCTGCCTCAGCACGATTTTTTAATCGCTATTATTGTGTTTTTTTGTTTGCGCGGAAGACTTTTTCGGTGCAGGCCGACACAAGTCTTTCTCATACAGCTTTAGGCTGTCACGCCCTTCGGGGCAGTAGCATGTCCCCAGCCCATACCATGGAACGTCCACAAATATTTTCTCAAATACATTCGGCGGCGGCACATATGACGGATGCCCCGTTGAAATCGTATAGGACTCAGAACGTTCATATTTTGCACACCCATAATTCTTCACAAACATCGGATAGTAATTGAACTGTACCGTCACCCTAGATGTTATGGCCAGCACATAACAAGCAGCCAAAAAATAAACGCCGACACTTTGCTGTGTCATAAAACCGTGTTTAAAATAAACGCGACCGAACCATAGAACCAGCCCCATAGGTACAAAAAACCACATCACAACGGTGACAAACCACTCCATTGTTATGCGGTAAATAGGTGTTGCAAATAGAGGAAAGAAAGAACAAATAATTCCCACACATATTAGCCCCAACAAGTAAAAAACAATCGGAAAACGCTGCCGTTGTTCAGTACACTTCTTTCCTTTTATAAAAATCCGTAACCAGTACACAGGAGGCCCTACCAACAAAAGAAGTACGGGTAATAAAATAACCAGCACTTCAGAAAAAATCAGCACGACAATCAGAAGAGCACTTGCAATGACGAGGTGGATTATCAGATCGCTCTCTTTTTTTCTCCATGACTGATAAGCAAGAAACGCAAAAGGAATAAAAACTGCCAATGGCAATGTGATGCCAAAAAAATATTTAGGTTCCGAAAACAACGGAGAAAAAGACGGCGGCTTCTCAAACACATCCAAAATAAAACCCAACATAGTCAGTAGAGCAATATAAATAATGGCCGTTTCACCATACAATTCCGCCGCGACAACAGGACGGCCTTTTCTAATATCCCGCCACATCGCAACGATGCGTATAATCAAATATAATGCTGAAGAATACAGTAACGGAAAAAAATGAGCCCGCAGATGATCGCGACCAAGACAGGCTGTATATAAAACAGCCACCGTCAACATTACACCCAAAATATAAACGTCTTTTTTTGTCCATTCCATCTGATGACGTTTTTGAAAAAACGCATAAGCGCAATACAGCGCCGCGCCCACCGGCACGGCGACCAGAACCACAAATGCTGCGATTTGCGTCAATATCACTTTGCTCTTCCCTGTTCCTTTATTATAACGCGGCTCATCCGCTTTTATGCCTCAGCACGATTTTTTAATCGCCGTCATTCTGTTTTTTCTTCCTGCTTGGACGGCTTCCTTGGCTCCGGCAGACACAGACTCTTTTCATACAATTTCAAACTGTCGCGCCCTTCGGGGCAGTAGCATATCTCTAAACCACCATGCCGTGGAATCTTTACAAATATTTTTTCAAACACATTGGGTGGCGGTACATACATGGGACGCCTCGTTGGAATCGTATAGGAGCCAGAACGCTCATATTTTGCACATCCATAATTCTTCACAAACATCGGATAGTAATTGGACTGTACCGTCACCTTAGATGTTATGGCCAGCACATAACAAGCAGCCAAAAAATAAACGCCGACACTTTGCCGTGTCATAAAACCGTGTTTAAAATAAACACGACCGAACCATAAAACCAGCCCAATAGGTACAAAAAAACACGTCACAAAAGCGACAAACCACGCTATTGTTATGCGGTGAATGGGTATTGCAAGGTTAATAGGTGTTGCAATTAGAGGAGTGAGAGAACAAAAAATTCCCACACATATTAACCCCAGCAAGTAAAAAACTATCGGAAAACGCTGTCGTTGTTCAGTACAGCTCTTTCCTTTTATAAAAATCCGTAACCAGTACACAGGAGGCCCTAGCAATAAAAGAAGTACGAGTACTAAAATAGCCAGCACTTCATCTGAAAAAATCAGCACGATAATCAAAGGAGCACTTACAATGACGAGACGGATTATCAAATCACTTTTTTTCCATGACCGATAAGCAAGAAAAGCAAAGGGGATAAACGCTACTAGAAGAGCTGTAACATGCAATAAAGATGGGGGCTCTAAAAGCAACTTAGAAAAAAGCAATGGGATAGCTTCAAATACATCTGAAATAAAACCCAGTATAACCAATAAAGAAACATAAATAATGGCTGTCTCACCATATAATTCCGTAGCGACAACAGGGCGGCCTTTTCCAATATCCCGCCACATCGCAACGATGCGTATAATCAAATATAATGCTGAAGAATACAGTAACGGAAAAAAAAGAGCCCGCAGATGTTCACGACCAAGACAGGCTGTATATAAAACAGCCACCGTCAACATTACACCCAAAATATAAACGTCTTTTTTACCCCACGCCATCTGATGACGTTTTTGAAAAAACGCATAAGCGCAATACAGCGCCGCGCCCACCGGCACGGCAACCAGAACCACAAATGCTGCGATTTGCGTCAATATCACTTTGCGCTTCCCTGTTCCTTTATTATAACGCGGCTCATCCGCTTTTATGCCTCAGCACGATTTTTTAATCGCCGCTATTTTCTGTTTTATCCTGCCAGTTTTTCCTTGCCTCGGTTTCCGAAAGGCAAAGCTTACTTTCTTCATAGCTTTTCATGTGTGTTCTCCCCTCAGGGCAGAAACACAGTCCTTTCCGTTGGTCATTATTCCGGAATATTCTTTGAAAGACATTCGGCGCCGATGAAGTAATCCGATACCCCGTTGTGATTTTCACATCTCCTCCGTTATATACGACGCATCTATATTCCTTCAAAAACATCGGATAATAATTAAAACGCACTGTCATGTATGACGCGAGTCCCATGACAAAAAGACCGATTAAAAAATAATCTGCAGAACTTCTTCGTTTCGCACGCTCTACATTATCTTTCCAAAAATACGCGCGATTAATCCACAATGTGATTGCTGGCGGTATAACAAAAAGGAAAAGAAAAAATGTAACCTTATCTGCGATACCTTGTTCCAAGAAACAGAGATACATCACAAAAGCAAAGAAAACTGCAACAAAAAATAACCCTAGCATAGCGAGAAAACGCGGTAGGTAAGGCCTCTCTAACTTCTCTATTTCCAGTTTAAACAGCCCCAAAAGAGACATAATCAATAATATGAATGGTAAAAACACCAAACCGAGTGGAAAGAAAGACTTCACGACCTTTTTAAAAATGAATGTATCAAATTTATAAAATATATCATGATGAACGTATAAACCGTAACATGCAGCCAATCCCGCAATCAAAGAAAGGCTGAAAAACAACTTATGATTTTTTGTTCGTTGCTTTGATATACGTATCGAAAACCATGACAAAAATGCTGGCAAACCAACCATTAACAAAAATTCATACCGCATCACGTGCCGCAAAAGAAATAGAGAAGGCTCGTGAAATAAAATAGCTCCCCAGATAAGAATAACCGTCATAACTCCGGCGATAGTAATGTAAAATCTTTTTAGTGTATGTGTTTCCATTTCTTTTTGGTCACGCAAGACAGTCAACAAACGAACCCCAAGATAGGTTGCACCTGCCGAAGCAAACATGAATATATACGCCATGTGAAACAGGATGGATGAATATATAATTACCAACGCGGCAATGACATAGAGATCGACCAATGATCTCCACGCCCATTCTGTTCGTTTTCGTTTTTGAAAAAACGCATAAGCGCAATACAGCGCCGCGCCCACCGGCACGGCAACCAGAACCACAAATGCTGCGATTTGCGTGAATATCACCCTCTGTTCTCCTCGTCTTTTTATTATATCATAATCTTACATGCGATGTGTTTGCTGCGGTTTAATTTTCTGGCCTCGCCGCCGCAGCAATGGTAATTTATCTGCATTATGGCTTCAGACAACACGCAAAAAAAATGGCAGTTCTGGATCGACCGCGGCGGCACCTTTACCGATATTGTCGCCCGTGACCCTGACGGCAATTTCGTCACCCATAAGCTGCTCTCGGAGAATCCCGAACACTATAAAGATGCCGCCGTGGCGGGTATCCGCGCCTTAACAGGGCTGGCGGAAACAGATGACGTGCCGCCCGCGCTGGTCGAACATGTCAAAATGGGCACAACGGTCGGCACCAATGCGCTGCTGGAACATAAAGGCGCGAAAACCGTGCTGGTCACCACCAAAGGCTTTAAAGACCAGCTGCGCATCGGCTATCAGGCGCGCCCCGATATTTTCGCACGTCATATCATTCTTCCCGAAATGCTCTATGGCGATGTCATCGAAGCGGCAGAGCGTTTCGGCGCAGACGGCGCAGAAATCTTGCCGCTGGATGAAAGCGCTTTGCAGAAAGATTTACAAACAGCCTTCAATCAAGGCTATCGCAGTTGCGCCATTGTTTTCATGCATGGCTACCGCTATACCGCCCATGAAGAACAGGCCGCAAAAATCGCGCAGGAGATCGGCTTCACGCAAATTTCCGCCAGCCATACCGTTGCGCCGCTGATCAAAATGGTCAGCCGCGGTGATACCACCGTGGTCGATGCCTATCTCTCCCCCGTGCTGCGCCATTATGTCGATCAGGTTGCGGGGGCTTTGCCCTCCATTCCGCTAATGTTCATGCGCTCGTCAGGAGGCTTAACCGATGCACATCTTTTTGCAGGCAAGGATTGCATCGTCTCCGGCCCCGCAGGCGGCATTGTCGGCGCGGCGGAAACGGCAAAGGCGGCGGGTTTTGACCGCATTATCGGTTTCGATATGGGCGGTACCTCCACCGATGTCGCGCATTACGCAGGCGAATATGAGCGCCGCTTTGACACCGTCATCGCAGGGGCAAGAATCCGCGCCCCGATGATGGATATCCACACCGTAGCCGCAGGCGGCGGTTCAATCTGTTTCTTTGACGGCATGCGCATGCGCGTCGGCCCTGACAGCGCAGGCGCAAATCCCGGCCCTGCCGGATACCGCAAAGGCGGGCCGCTGACGGTGACCGATTGCAATATCATGCTGGGCAAGCTGCGCCCTGAATTCTTCCCGCATATTTTCGGCCCCGACGCCAACCGGCCGCTGGATAAAGACACCGTCGCGCAAAAATTCGCGGAACTCTCCGCGCAGGTTTTTGAAGCCACAGGGGAACGCCGCACGCAGGAGGAACTCGCCGAAGGTTTCCTGACCGTTGCCGTTTTAAGCATGGCGGATGCGATCAAGAAAATCTCCGTCCGCCGCGGCTATAACGTCACGGAATATACGCTGGCCTGTTTCGGCGGTGCGGGCGGGCAACATGCCTGCCTTGTCGCCGATATGCTGGGCATGAAAAAGATTTACCTGCATCCTTTCGCAGGTGTTTTGTCAGCCTATGGTATGGGGCTTGCCGCCACCACAGCCATGCGCGAGAAAAGCGTCGAGCAGAAACTGGATAAAAACACCCTGCCCGCCATCGCAGAAATTCTGGACGCACTCATCACCGAAACCACGGCGGAAATGACGCATCAAAATTTCGCCGCCGCTGACCTGACCCATCACCGCCGGTTGCATATCCGCTATGACGGCACCGACAAGGCGCAGACCGTTCCCTTCGGCACCTATGACGAGATTATCAAAGCTTTCGAGGCGCAATATCTGCAACATTACGGTTTCCTGATGCCCGAAGCCGCGCTGGTGATCGAGGCCGGTGCTGTGGAAAGCATTGCCCGCGCCTATCAACAGCAGGGCGATGCGGAATTCTTTCCCGCCGAAAAAACCGACAAACCGCTGAATACGGTACAGGTCTATATGGCAGGCGCGCGCCGTGACACCCCTGTCTATAGCCGTGACACATTGCCGGCAGATCATGTCATTGACGGCCCTGCCATCATCCGCGAGGCCACAGGCACAACCGTCGTCGAACCCGATTGGCAAGCCGCGCAGGATAAAAGCGGCAATCTGGTACTGACCCGCAAAGCCGCCGCCGCCGCCGCGCAGGAAAAAATCGCCACCGATAAAGCCGACCCTGTGATTTTAGAGGTCTTCAATAATCTGTTCATGTCAATCGCCGAACAGATGGGCGCGGTTTTGGAGAACACCGCCTATTCCGTCAATATCAAGGAACGGCTTGATTTCTCCTGCGCCGTTTTTGACAAGGAAGGCGGTTTAATCGCCAATGCGCCGCATATGCCCGTGCATCTCGGCTCGATGGGCGAAAGCGTCCGCACCATCATCAATAACCGTACAGGTCAGATGAAGCCGGGTGACGCCTATATGCTGAATGATCCCTATCACGGCGGCACGCATCTGCCCGATATCACCATCATCACCCCTGTTTTCGGCACGGAAGACACGACCGCACCGCTCTTCTATGTTGCCTCACGCGGCCACCATGCCGATATCGGCGGCATTACCCCCGGCTCCATGCCCGCCTATAGCACCCATATTGATGAGGAAGGCATTTTGCTGAATGATGTCGAAATCGTGCATGAAGGCCGCTTCCGCGAAGCCGAGATTCGCGATATCTTAAGCAGCGGCAAATATCCCGCCCGCAATATCGACCAGAATATCAAAGACCTCCGCGCACAAATCGCCGCCAATGCCCGCGGCGCGCAGGAACTGCTACGCATGGTCGAGACTTACTCGCTGGATGTCGTCAATGCCTATATGCAGCATATTCAGGATAATGCGGAGGAACATGTCCGCCGCGCCATCACCGTTTTGAAAGACGGCAGCTTTATTCAAAAAATGGATAACGGCGCGGAAATCCACGTCAATATAACCATTAATCAGGAAACACGCAGCGCCAAGGTTGATTTCACCGGAACTTCCGCCCAGCTGACGGACAGCAATTTCAACGCGCCGCTTTCCGTCTGCCGCGCCGCCGTGCTGTATGTGTTCCGCACATTGGTCGATGATGCCATCCCGATGAATGAAGGCTGTCTGAAACCTGTGGAGCTGATCGTGCCGGATGCCTCGATGCTGAACCCGCAGCCGCCTGCCGCCGTCGTCGCGGGCAATGTCGAAACCTCGCAATGCGTCACCAATGCGCTCTATGGCGCGCTTGGCGTGATGGCCGCCGCGCAGGGGACGATGAATAATTTCACCTTCGGCAATAAAAAATACCAATATTACGAAACCATCGCGGGCGGCAGCGGCGCAGGGCCTGATTTTGACGGCACATCCGCCGTACAGACCCATATGACCAATTCACGCCTGACCGACCCCGAAATTCTGGAATTCCGCTACCCCGTGCGGCTGGAGGAATTTTCCATCCGCCAAAACTCGGGCGGCGGCGGCAAACACAAAGGCGGCAACGGCGTCATCCGCCGCTTGCGTTTTCTGGAGAACATGACCGCCTCACTTCTGGCCAATCACCACGAAATCCCGCCTTTCGGCGTCAATGGCGGCGGCGAAGGACAAACAGGCATCTGCCGCGTAGAGCATAGCGACGGCACAATCGAAATGCTCTCCGCCACAGGCCAAGCCAAGCTGGAAGCCGGAGACATCATCCATATCGAAACCCCCGGCGGCGGCGGTTACGGCAAAAATTAGACATTAGTGACAGTGAACAATGCCCGTCTTGTGATCCATATGGCAGCATTGTCCGGGCGGAGAGCTTTTACGGCAACCGCCGCCATGCGCAACACTATCGGATTGCATGACTTTTTGCTGGGCTGACGGCGCGGCGCTTCCGTACCCTGCGCCAAAAACCATCGCGGTGACCAAGAAAACAACTGATAAAAACTTTTT includes these proteins:
- a CDS encoding YraN family protein, which codes for MTARRTEKQRDKRGFWRKGYFAEEFCRFYLLLHGYRILAHRYKTRLGEIDLIARRGGQIAFIEVKARKTSQGGSEAVQEKSMRRIDNAAKIFLAAHPKHGNCDMRFDVMVVTSFLKRPDWYKNAWQSR
- the rsmI gene encoding 16S rRNA (cytidine(1402)-2'-O)-methyltransferase yields the protein MNQPTSFFTPNPSGMPEPGLYIVATPIGNLRDMTLRAVDILAAADLIACEDTRVTAKLKSAYGLKAPLCSYHDHNEEKATRHLLNVLSDGDKIVALVSDAGTPLMSDPGYRLARACIDAGYPVYSIPGACASVTALTLSGLPVSRFLFSGFLPAKSTARKKELETLADIPATLVFYESAKRVVPCMKDMLTVLGDREAALARELTKRFEEVLRGPLSELIARCEKDGIKGEITLVIAPADKNAAKDALTQDDIDALLIAALDGGKESIKTASAAIADKTGLKKRLLYNRLLELQKQ
- a CDS encoding penicillin-binding protein activator, coding for MIMLPLPRCQAFRRVFLFPLLLSLLFLAGCQSYGGFPYTSPWSFSKQEAHQQNAQAETTQRPEIDWQTAEKRQSLEVYYHEAAREAAAQQGGDYSRQLEQERRYQQRFGRDGTVSSEILKPPAGSPEYERGPSAVPALGQNEVAVALLLPLSGQHGKLGKSMMQAAQMALFDLDSSKFRLMPKDTKGTPEGAAAAAQDAIAEGAQLILGPLFSESVKAVKSVTEPRGVPMIAYTTDWKAAGRNTYVMGFLPFSQVIRVTNYALHKGYNNIGFFGPGNEYATIVLRTLHYSLQQNGYHIAKIGNFSMAQPDLHETVREFLEAPAIVKGKKGAAAAQEYVPPFDAVMIPVGGQTLQSVSNMFSYYNAPQKRVRLLGTGLWDDPTLVNEQTLHGAWFAASDPSLRRDFDANFDTNFGKEPERLASLAYDSTALAIVLAKTHNGYGSPYARDRIVTPQGFAGIDGIFRFRPDNLVERGLAVLQITSNGLKVIDPAPKAFFVATN
- a CDS encoding 5-oxoprolinase, translated to MASDNTQKKWQFWIDRGGTFTDIVARDPDGNFVTHKLLSENPEHYKDAAVAGIRALTGLAETDDVPPALVEHVKMGTTVGTNALLEHKGAKTVLVTTKGFKDQLRIGYQARPDIFARHIILPEMLYGDVIEAAERFGADGAEILPLDESALQKDLQTAFNQGYRSCAIVFMHGYRYTAHEEQAAKIAQEIGFTQISASHTVAPLIKMVSRGDTTVVDAYLSPVLRHYVDQVAGALPSIPLMFMRSSGGLTDAHLFAGKDCIVSGPAGGIVGAAETAKAAGFDRIIGFDMGGTSTDVAHYAGEYERRFDTVIAGARIRAPMMDIHTVAAGGGSICFFDGMRMRVGPDSAGANPGPAGYRKGGPLTVTDCNIMLGKLRPEFFPHIFGPDANRPLDKDTVAQKFAELSAQVFEATGERRTQEELAEGFLTVAVLSMADAIKKISVRRGYNVTEYTLACFGGAGGQHACLVADMLGMKKIYLHPFAGVLSAYGMGLAATTAMREKSVEQKLDKNTLPAIAEILDALITETTAEMTHQNFAAADLTHHRRLHIRYDGTDKAQTVPFGTYDEIIKAFEAQYLQHYGFLMPEAALVIEAGAVESIARAYQQQGDAEFFPAEKTDKPLNTVQVYMAGARRDTPVYSRDTLPADHVIDGPAIIREATGTTVVEPDWQAAQDKSGNLVLTRKAAAAAAQEKIATDKADPVILEVFNNLFMSIAEQMGAVLENTAYSVNIKERLDFSCAVFDKEGGLIANAPHMPVHLGSMGESVRTIINNRTGQMKPGDAYMLNDPYHGGTHLPDITIITPVFGTEDTTAPLFYVASRGHHADIGGITPGSMPAYSTHIDEEGILLNDVEIVHEGRFREAEIRDILSSGKYPARNIDQNIKDLRAQIAANARGAQELLRMVETYSLDVVNAYMQHIQDNAEEHVRRAITVLKDGSFIQKMDNGAEIHVNITINQETRSAKVDFTGTSAQLTDSNFNAPLSVCRAAVLYVFRTLVDDAIPMNEGCLKPVELIVPDASMLNPQPPAAVVAGNVETSQCVTNALYGALGVMAAAQGTMNNFTFGNKKYQYYETIAGGSGAGPDFDGTSAVQTHMTNSRLTDPEILEFRYPVRLEEFSIRQNSGGGGKHKGGNGVIRRLRFLENMTASLLANHHEIPPFGVNGGGEGQTGICRVEHSDGTIEMLSATGQAKLEAGDIIHIETPGGGGYGKN
- a CDS encoding BON domain-containing protein; its protein translation is MPRNVIKKCGKTFSKTGKALSLCLIAFTLSGCTPTSLALSGGTAVGVAAAREGGLKVAATDAAIRLQIHDLWFRHDFDMYRKLSLTVREGRALITGTVPDPDMRVDAVRLTWLADGVREVINEVNVDDPSGVRGYLGDSLITAGLKTRLTFDKDVQSINYTVDTVDNVVYLMGVAQNEAELNRAIDHARRTKGVSNVVSYVRLRGEMPPALTAAPAKPPEFSSPARQEAGFEQAQVNETF